One genomic window of Micromonospora sp. WMMD1128 includes the following:
- a CDS encoding zf-HC2 domain-containing protein has protein sequence MACEQWREILSAQLDGEASRAETEAAEAHLSGCAGCRRWFDSAAAVNRRARTQLAPQVPDLVASVLAAAPPPRRSRRRQLALGLRAALGLLGAVQLVLGLAQIGREAVVAHAHTTGQHLWHESAAWNVAVGAGFLYVALRRSTPSGLLPMLSAFVVTLVLLSVNDLITGQVAVTRLVSHGFLLVGWAVMLVLSRPGWRPGDTPPDQRSSGSRWALRTEEPPAPAPLRLVPPGPYTAQAHDRRAA, from the coding sequence GTGTGAGCAGTGGCGGGAGATCCTGTCGGCCCAGTTGGACGGTGAGGCGTCCCGGGCGGAGACCGAGGCGGCCGAGGCGCACCTGAGCGGCTGTGCCGGGTGCCGACGCTGGTTCGACTCGGCCGCGGCGGTCAACCGGCGAGCCCGTACCCAACTCGCCCCGCAGGTGCCCGACCTGGTCGCGTCCGTACTGGCCGCCGCGCCGCCGCCCCGGCGGAGCCGCCGCCGGCAGCTGGCGCTGGGGCTGCGCGCGGCGCTCGGCCTGCTCGGGGCCGTGCAACTGGTGCTCGGCCTGGCGCAGATCGGCCGGGAGGCGGTGGTCGCGCACGCGCACACCACCGGCCAGCACCTGTGGCACGAGTCGGCGGCGTGGAACGTGGCCGTCGGCGCCGGCTTCCTCTACGTCGCGCTGCGCCGGTCCACCCCGTCCGGGCTGCTGCCGATGCTCAGCGCGTTCGTCGTCACGCTCGTACTGCTGTCGGTGAACGACCTGATCACCGGGCAGGTGGCGGTGACCCGGCTGGTCAGCCACGGTTTCCTGCTGGTCGGTTGGGCGGTGATGCTGGTGCTGTCCCGGCCCGGCTGGCGGCCCGGCGACACGCCGCCCGACCAGCGGTCGTCCGGGTCGCGCTGGGCGCTGCGCACCGAGGAGCCACCCGCGCCGGCCCCGCTGCGGTTGGTGCCGCCCGGCCCGTACACCGCACAGGCCCACGACCGCCGCGCCGCCTGA
- a CDS encoding sigma-70 family RNA polymerase sigma factor codes for MSLDADDEQVTRWAHLAGQGDQQAAAAFVRALQGPVWRFLAHLAGPAEADDLAQETFLRALRSLPGFAGRSSARTWIFTIARRVAVDQVRAATVRPRVAALPDWQAAAEAAGAVTAGGDDSVALRGLIAGLAPDRREAFVATQVLGLSYAEAAEVCGCPVGTIRSRVARAREDLVSAWTTDTRDRRAR; via the coding sequence ATGAGCCTGGACGCCGACGACGAGCAGGTGACCCGGTGGGCGCACCTCGCCGGGCAGGGCGACCAGCAGGCCGCCGCGGCGTTCGTCCGAGCGCTCCAGGGCCCGGTGTGGCGGTTCCTCGCCCACCTGGCCGGGCCGGCGGAGGCCGACGACCTCGCCCAGGAGACATTCCTGCGTGCGCTGCGCAGCCTGCCCGGCTTCGCCGGCCGTTCCTCGGCCCGGACCTGGATCTTCACCATCGCCCGCCGGGTCGCCGTGGACCAGGTGCGGGCCGCGACCGTACGCCCCCGGGTGGCCGCGCTTCCCGACTGGCAGGCCGCCGCCGAGGCGGCCGGGGCGGTGACCGCCGGCGGGGACGACAGCGTGGCGCTGCGCGGGCTCATCGCCGGGCTGGCGCCGGACCGGCGGGAGGCGTTCGTCGCCACCCAGGTGCTCGGCCTGTCCTACGCCGAGGCCGCCGAGGTGTGCGGCTGCCCGGTCGGCACCATCCGGTCCCGGGTCGCCCGCGCCCGCGAGGACCTGGTGTCGGCCTGGACCACCGACACCCGGGACCGCCGCGCCCGCTGA
- a CDS encoding molybdenum cofactor biosysynthesis protein has translation MARIVQLLASPVHRYVGRPADGPAPAPPGELVDRVRVRAGLGVVGDRYFGRAAHRTASVTLIAQESLPPGADLTKLRRNVLTSGIAVDELVGRVLILDSGDGPVSLRVHRAAPPCAWLDVVVAPGTWKALRRRAGVRCEPLTDGVLRVGPVTVAVDG, from the coding sequence ATGGCCCGGATCGTGCAGCTGCTGGCCTCGCCGGTGCACCGCTACGTGGGCCGGCCGGCGGACGGACCCGCCCCGGCACCGCCCGGCGAGCTTGTCGACCGGGTGCGCGTACGCGCCGGCCTGGGCGTCGTCGGTGACCGCTATTTCGGTCGGGCGGCACACCGCACGGCGAGCGTCACGCTCATCGCGCAGGAGTCACTGCCGCCCGGCGCCGACCTGACCAAACTCCGCCGCAACGTGCTGACCAGCGGCATCGCAGTGGACGAGCTGGTCGGCCGGGTGCTCATCCTCGACTCCGGCGACGGGCCGGTCAGCCTGCGGGTGCACCGGGCCGCGCCGCCGTGCGCCTGGCTGGACGTGGTGGTCGCGCCGGGCACCTGGAAGGCGCTGCGGCGGCGGGCCGGCGTGCGCTGCGAGCCGCTCACCGACGGCGTCCTGCGGGTCGGCCCGGTCACGGTCGCCGTCGACGGCTGA
- a CDS encoding PIN domain-containing protein: MDQEDRIALFLDYENLALGVRDHHGGRPFDFRPIADALAERGRVVVRRAYADWSYFDEDRRMLTRSHVELIEIPQRMGFSRKNAADIKMAVDAVELAFERGYISTFVICTGDSDFTPLVHKLRELNKRVIGVGVEKSTSALLPPACDEFLYYDRLEGVDVPPPAARRTRPSRPAGPSPVEPAPEPPVETAPAEDESARDVDTLAVLLVQTVAGMQGSSSGEVTASGLKRALLRKDPTFSESDYGFRTFGELLRHLAASNVVELAAGPAKGDPEVSLPERGDREVAFGLLRSVVVDLTGEGGAVALSGLKDQLRRARPDFSEKKLGYRSFLQFCKAAATDGAVELRWSPDDGDYLLTPQPT; encoded by the coding sequence GTGGATCAGGAAGACCGGATCGCGCTGTTCCTCGACTACGAGAACCTGGCGCTGGGCGTACGGGACCATCACGGCGGTCGGCCGTTCGACTTCCGTCCGATCGCCGACGCCCTCGCCGAACGTGGCCGGGTGGTGGTGCGCCGGGCGTACGCCGACTGGTCGTACTTCGACGAGGACCGGCGGATGCTCACCCGCTCGCACGTCGAGTTGATCGAGATCCCGCAGCGGATGGGCTTCTCGCGCAAGAACGCCGCCGACATCAAGATGGCCGTGGACGCGGTCGAGTTGGCCTTCGAGCGTGGCTACATCTCGACGTTCGTGATCTGCACCGGTGACAGCGACTTCACCCCGCTCGTGCACAAGCTGCGCGAACTCAACAAGCGGGTGATCGGTGTCGGGGTGGAGAAGTCGACCTCGGCGCTGCTGCCGCCGGCCTGCGACGAGTTCCTCTACTACGACCGCCTCGAAGGGGTCGACGTGCCGCCGCCCGCGGCCCGCCGCACGCGCCCGTCCCGGCCGGCCGGGCCGTCGCCGGTGGAGCCGGCGCCGGAGCCGCCGGTGGAGACCGCCCCGGCCGAGGACGAGTCGGCGCGCGACGTCGACACGCTCGCGGTCCTGCTCGTGCAGACCGTGGCCGGCATGCAGGGCAGCTCCAGCGGCGAGGTCACCGCGTCCGGCCTGAAGCGTGCCCTGCTCCGCAAGGACCCGACGTTCAGCGAGTCCGACTACGGCTTCCGTACCTTCGGTGAGCTGCTGCGGCACCTGGCCGCCTCCAACGTGGTGGAGTTGGCCGCCGGCCCGGCCAAGGGCGACCCGGAGGTGTCGTTGCCCGAGCGGGGTGACCGGGAGGTCGCGTTCGGGCTGCTCCGATCCGTGGTGGTGGACCTGACCGGCGAGGGCGGCGCGGTGGCGCTGTCCGGCCTGAAGGACCAGCTCCGGCGCGCCCGGCCCGACTTCAGCGAGAAGAAACTCGGCTACCGCAGCTTCCTCCAATTCTGCAAGGCCGCCGCGACCGACGGGGCGGTGGAGCTGCGGTGGAGCCCGGACGACGGCGACTACCTGCTCACCCCGCAGCCCACCTGA
- a CDS encoding DHA2 family efflux MFS transporter permease subunit has translation MTQQPVATSNKLDAAVLKVAGVVVLGAIMSILDVTVVSVAIPTFQSEFDASYARVAWTMTGYTLALATVIPLSGWAADRFGTKRLYMVALALFTIGSGLCATADSIGELIAWRVVQGLGGGMLMPLGMTIMTRAAGPHRIGRLMAVLGIPMLLGPIGGPILGGWLIDTASWHWIFLINLPIGVVALVYAQLALPKDAPEPSESFDFLGMLMLSPGLALFLYGVSSLPEAGTVTDPEVWLPMAVGAALVVAFVRYSFRPRHPLLDLRLFRNRNLTVAALTLFVFIIAFMGAGLLFPSYFLQIRGETTLTAGLLMAPQGIGAMITMPIAGMLADRVPVGRTVPFALVLLAAGFFTFTQLGTDTSYLLLCGSLFVMGLGMGGTMMPIMTSALKTLQAAEVARGSTLVNILQQIGGSVGAAVMSVILTSELNGSRPIPGVTDPGSGAPVTEAQLAIAVQQQPELAQQFPVPPSLIERGLDFAASSFATTFWVAFGLVLLTFIPAALLPRRREPSHLLDGEPGEEQRPMPVPIH, from the coding sequence GTGACCCAGCAACCCGTCGCGACATCGAACAAACTCGACGCCGCGGTGCTCAAGGTGGCCGGCGTCGTCGTGCTCGGTGCGATCATGTCGATCCTCGACGTGACCGTCGTCAGCGTGGCCATCCCGACGTTCCAGAGCGAGTTCGACGCCTCGTACGCGCGCGTCGCCTGGACCATGACCGGCTACACCCTCGCGCTGGCGACGGTGATCCCGCTCAGCGGGTGGGCCGCGGACCGGTTCGGCACCAAACGCCTCTACATGGTGGCGTTGGCGCTGTTCACCATCGGCTCCGGGCTGTGCGCCACGGCCGACTCCATCGGTGAGCTGATCGCCTGGCGCGTCGTCCAGGGCCTCGGCGGCGGCATGCTCATGCCGCTCGGCATGACCATCATGACCCGGGCCGCCGGCCCGCACCGGATCGGTCGGCTGATGGCCGTGCTCGGCATCCCGATGCTGCTCGGCCCGATCGGCGGTCCGATTCTCGGCGGCTGGCTGATCGACACCGCGAGCTGGCACTGGATCTTCCTGATCAACCTGCCGATCGGCGTGGTCGCGCTGGTCTACGCCCAGCTGGCGCTGCCGAAGGACGCTCCCGAGCCGTCGGAGTCGTTCGACTTCCTCGGCATGCTGATGCTCTCGCCGGGCCTGGCGCTGTTCCTCTACGGCGTCTCCTCGCTGCCGGAGGCCGGCACGGTCACCGACCCCGAGGTCTGGTTGCCCATGGCCGTCGGCGCCGCGCTCGTGGTCGCCTTCGTCCGCTACTCGTTCCGGCCCCGGCACCCGCTGCTCGACCTGCGGCTGTTCCGCAACCGCAACCTCACTGTCGCCGCGCTGACGCTGTTCGTCTTCATCATCGCGTTCATGGGCGCGGGCCTGCTGTTCCCGAGCTACTTCCTGCAGATCCGCGGCGAGACCACGCTCACCGCCGGCCTGCTGATGGCGCCGCAGGGCATCGGTGCGATGATCACCATGCCGATCGCCGGCATGCTCGCCGACCGGGTGCCCGTCGGCCGGACGGTGCCGTTCGCGCTGGTCCTCCTCGCGGCCGGGTTCTTCACCTTCACCCAGCTCGGCACCGACACGTCCTACCTGCTGCTCTGCGGTTCGCTGTTCGTGATGGGCCTCGGCATGGGCGGCACCATGATGCCGATCATGACCTCGGCGCTGAAGACGCTTCAGGCCGCGGAGGTGGCTCGCGGGTCGACGCTCGTCAACATCCTCCAGCAGATCGGCGGCTCGGTCGGCGCGGCGGTGATGTCGGTGATCCTCACCAGCGAGCTGAACGGCTCGCGGCCGATCCCCGGCGTGACCGATCCGGGCAGCGGCGCCCCGGTCACCGAGGCGCAGCTCGCCATCGCCGTGCAGCAGCAGCCCGAGCTGGCGCAGCAGTTCCCGGTGCCGCCGTCGCTGATCGAGCGTGGGCTCGACTTCGCGGCCAGCTCCTTTGCCACCACGTTCTGGGTGGCGTTCGGCCTGGTGCTGCTCACCTTCATCCCCGCCGCCCTCCTGCCCCGCCGGCGCGAGCCGTCGCACCTGCTCGACGGCGAGCCGGGGGAGGAGCAGCGGCCGATGCCGGTGCCGATCCACTGA